The Acinetobacter piscicola genome includes a window with the following:
- a CDS encoding IS4-like element ISAba1 family transposase (programmed frameshift) — MTHLNELYLILNKSLKWNKSHLKCFALIMLVIILKQTCNLSSASKALPIKCLPQSFYRRMQRFFAGQYFDYRQISQLIFNMFSFDQVQLTLDRTNWKWGKRNINILMLAIVYRGIAIPILWTLLNKRGNSDTKERIALIQRFIAIFGKDRIVNVFADREFIGEQWFTWLIEQDINFCIRVKKNFIVTNHLGKNHKISDLFRHLKVGQIECRKRRILVGRVKLYISALQLENGELLLVVSPQFNANAIQDYALRWEIETLFSCLKGRGFNLENTRLTDPRRVKKLIAVLAISFCWCYLTGEWQHNQKKAIKIKKHGRLSMSLFRYGLDYVQMAIQRLIGFGKKEEFKEILAILRKQNPDRIRVL; from the exons ATGACACATCTCAATGAGTTATATCTTATCTTAAACAAATCTCTAAAATGGAACAAGTCACATTTAAAGTGCTTTGCGCTCATCATGCTTGTGATTATTTTAAAGCAAACATGTAATCTTTCTTCTGCATCTAAAGCCTTGCCCATCAAGTGTTTACCACAATCATTTTATCGACGTATGCAGCGCTTCTTTGCAGGTCAGTATTTTGATTATCGTCAAATTTCTCAGTTGATTTTCAATATGTTTTCATTCGACCAAGTGCAACTGACTTTAGATAGAACCAATTGGAAATGGGGAAAACGAAATATTAATATCCTGATGCTCGCAATCGTTTATCGTGGAATAGCGATACCTATCCTTTGGACATTGCTTAATAAACGTGGAAATTCAGATACGAAAGAGCGTATTGCTTTGATTCAACGCTTTATAGCCATTTTTGGTAAAGACCGTATTGTGAATGTGTTCGCAGACAGAGAGTTTATCGGTGAGCAGTGGTTTACATGGTTAATTGAACAAGACATCAACTTCTGCATTCGTGTTA AAAAAAACTTCATTGTCACCAATCATTTAGGAAAGAATCATAAAATTAGTGATTTATTTCGCCATCTTAAAGTTGGTCAAATTGAATGTCGTAAACGACGGATTTTGGTTGGTCGGGTGAAACTATATATAAGTGCACTACAGTTAGAAAATGGAGAGCTTTTACTCGTCGTTTCTCCTCAGTTTAATGCCAATGCTATTCAGGATTATGCATTACGCTGGGAAATTGAAACCTTATTCAGTTGTCTCAAAGGACGCGGGTTTAATCTTGAAAATACGCGCTTGACAGACCCTAGACGAGTGAAAAAATTGATTGCGGTGTTAGCTATAAGCTTCTGTTGGTGTTACTTAACGGGTGAATGGCAACATAATCAAAAAAAAGCGATAAAAATAAAGAAGCATGGACGACTCTCAATGAGTTTATTTCGCTATGGTTTAGACTATGTTCAAATGGCGATTCAGCGTTTAATTGGTTTTGGGAAAAAAGAAGAGTTTAAGGAAATTTTGGCAATTTTAAGAAAGCAGAATCCTGATAGGATAAGGGTTCTGTGA
- a CDS encoding oleate hydratase: MHKKKRTPLDAQQSHLWIIGGGIAGMAAAAFAIRDAKVPAKNIHILEELDISGGSMDGGHTPHAAQAWVTRGGRMLTDETYLCLWDLFSSIPSLENPDISVREECREFNEKVKTHANARLIDAEHVIADAAKLGLNTLHRAQMLRLLASKEEKIGSRRIDEFFDETFFETNFWRMWRTTFAFQKWHSAAELRRYFLRFIQELPRIHTLAGVKRTKYNQYDSMILPLQRWLVAQGVDVRFGHYVTDADFITNAETQERYASRLYVQLPEGSEQINLKANDLAIFTLGSITADSRYGGNHDVPALIRHREDHGWTLWETLAQKAPDFGRPMTFYGNVDEHKWESFTLTMKDDVLLKRIIDYTGNEPGTGALMTWYESGWHLSIVVPAQPHFADLPEGLYTLWGYGFQIDHIGDYIKKPMSEATGQEILTELIKQLGFDDILDHVLATTDVTTAMMPYASALFACRKPGDRPQVIPQGSQNFAFLGQFVEIEDDVVFTVEYSVRGAMLAIYEFFGVEREIPEIYNGLLDPKVGLKALETVFH; this comes from the coding sequence ATGCATAAGAAGAAGCGCACCCCATTAGACGCACAACAGTCCCATCTTTGGATTATTGGTGGTGGTATCGCAGGTATGGCTGCTGCTGCATTTGCAATCCGTGATGCCAAAGTCCCTGCCAAAAATATCCATATATTAGAAGAACTCGATATTTCAGGTGGTTCGATGGATGGTGGACATACACCGCATGCCGCGCAAGCTTGGGTAACACGTGGTGGGCGAATGCTGACCGATGAAACTTATTTGTGCCTATGGGACTTATTTTCCAGTATTCCATCTTTGGAAAATCCAGACATTTCGGTGCGTGAAGAATGTCGTGAGTTTAATGAAAAAGTGAAAACCCACGCCAATGCACGGTTGATTGATGCCGAACATGTCATTGCGGATGCAGCAAAGCTTGGTCTGAATACGCTACATCGTGCACAGATGCTGCGCCTATTAGCTTCAAAAGAAGAAAAAATTGGCAGTCGCCGCATTGATGAGTTTTTTGATGAAACCTTTTTTGAAACCAATTTCTGGCGCATGTGGCGCACGACTTTCGCTTTTCAAAAATGGCACAGTGCAGCAGAGTTAAGACGCTATTTCTTGCGTTTTATTCAAGAATTGCCACGCATTCATACCTTAGCGGGTGTGAAACGTACCAAGTACAACCAATATGACTCGATGATTCTGCCCCTACAGCGTTGGTTAGTCGCACAAGGCGTCGATGTGCGTTTTGGACACTATGTCACAGATGCAGACTTCATTACCAATGCTGAAACTCAAGAACGCTACGCTTCACGCCTATATGTACAATTGCCTGAAGGCTCAGAGCAAATTAATCTGAAAGCCAATGATTTAGCTATTTTCACTTTAGGCTCTATTACAGCAGACTCACGTTATGGCGGTAATCATGACGTGCCTGCCCTTATTCGTCATCGAGAAGATCATGGCTGGACGCTTTGGGAAACGCTGGCACAAAAAGCCCCAGACTTTGGCCGTCCAATGACTTTTTATGGCAATGTCGATGAACATAAGTGGGAGTCTTTCACTCTGACCATGAAAGATGACGTGCTACTTAAACGTATTATTGACTATACAGGCAATGAACCAGGCACAGGCGCACTCATGACTTGGTATGAGTCGGGTTGGCATTTATCCATAGTGGTTCCTGCACAGCCACACTTTGCCGACTTACCTGAAGGTTTATATACCTTATGGGGCTACGGTTTCCAAATTGACCATATAGGCGATTACATCAAAAAACCAATGTCCGAAGCCACGGGGCAAGAAATCCTAACAGAACTGATTAAACAGCTCGGTTTTGACGACATTTTAGATCATGTTTTGGCAACGACGGATGTTACCACAGCCATGATGCCATACGCCTCTGCCCTATTCGCCTGCCGTAAACCGGGGGATCGTCCACAGGTAATTCCACAAGGCTCACAAAACTTTGCTTTCCTTGGACAGTTTGTGGAAATTGAAGATGACGTGGTCTTTACTGTGGAATATTCAGTTCGTGGGGCGATGCTTGCCATTTATGAATTTTTTGGGGTGGAACGTGAAATCCCTGAAATTTACAACGGTCTACTTGATCCCAAAGTGGGTTTAAAAGCTTTAGAAACAGTGTTCCACTAA
- a CDS encoding IS3 family transposase (programmed frameshift) translates to MARRPRRNHSNDFKAKVALAAIKAEKTLAELSAEFDVHQNQIIDWKNQLISASSQAFDQSKAPAEPPIDLKKLHAKIGEQALEIGFFRRCVEETGPLQPQKLIDDSLQISVSKQAKLLKVSRGCYYYRPKPVSASDLKLMRCIDELHMQYPFAGSRMMRDLLNRQGHHIGRRHTRTLMKKMGINALYRKPNLSQANEAHRKYPYLLKGLNIQRSNQVWATDITYIPMAKGFVYLCAVIDWHSRKVLAHSVSISMEVAFCIETLNEAIEKYGRPEVFNTDQGSQFTSDAFIEVLKSNDIQISMDGKGRWVDNVMIERLWRSVKYEEVYLKAYSSVTDAKKQLSAYFEFYNLKRPHSSLDKMTPDEFYYDQLPQQNKVA, encoded by the exons ATGGCACGTAGACCAAGAAGAAATCATTCAAATGACTTTAAAGCTAAGGTAGCACTTGCTGCAATTAAAGCAGAAAAAACACTTGCTGAATTGAGTGCTGAATTTGATGTTCATCAAAACCAAATTATCGACTGGAAAAATCAATTGATTTCGGCTTCCTCGCAAGCCTTCGATCAATCAAAAGCTCCAGCAGAACCACCCATTGATCTAAAAAAACTACATGCAAAAATCGGTGAGCAGGCATTAGAAATTG GATTTTTTAGAAGGTGTGTTGAAGAAACTGGGCCGCTTCAACCACAAAAGTTAATCGACGACTCACTTCAGATTTCAGTATCTAAGCAAGCTAAGCTACTGAAAGTCTCCCGTGGTTGTTATTACTATCGCCCAAAACCTGTGAGTGCATCAGATCTGAAGCTGATGCGCTGTATTGATGAATTACATATGCAATACCCTTTTGCAGGTAGCCGTATGATGCGTGATTTATTGAACCGTCAAGGACATCATATAGGACGACGTCATACACGTACTTTAATGAAGAAAATGGGCATTAATGCGTTATATCGTAAACCAAATCTAAGTCAGGCCAATGAAGCTCACCGTAAATATCCTTATCTGCTCAAAGGATTGAATATTCAACGGAGTAATCAAGTGTGGGCAACGGATATAACATATATCCCTATGGCAAAAGGCTTCGTCTACTTATGTGCTGTGATTGATTGGCACAGCCGTAAGGTGCTTGCTCATAGCGTATCGATTAGTATGGAGGTTGCATTTTGTATAGAAACATTAAATGAAGCTATTGAAAAATATGGCCGACCTGAAGTCTTTAATACAGACCAAGGCAGTCAATTTACCAGTGATGCGTTTATTGAAGTGTTAAAATCAAATGACATCCAAATCAGCATGGACGGTAAAGGTCGTTGGGTCGATAATGTGATGATTGAACGATTATGGCGGAGCGTTAAATATGAAGAGGTGTATCTCAAAGCTTATAGCAGTGTCACCGATGCGAAAAAGCAATTGAGTGCATATTTTGAATTTTATAATTTGAAACGACCTCATTCGAGTCTGGACAAAATGACTCCAGATGAGTTTTACTATGACCAGCTACCACAACAAAATAAGGTAGCTTAA
- a CDS encoding helix-turn-helix domain-containing protein, which produces MLAELNKQLPRHIGKGRPHKLPLEDRLLLCIEYWREYRTFFHLGMSYGVSETSAIRITRVIEDTLIRSGKFNLPKQLPNRDEVDWEVVVIDATEILVQRPKKTEKMV; this is translated from the coding sequence ATGTTGGCCGAGCTAAATAAGCAGTTACCTCGTCATATTGGTAAAGGACGACCGCATAAATTACCGTTGGAAGATCGTTTGCTCTTATGTATAGAATATTGGAGAGAATATCGAACATTTTTCCATCTTGGTATGAGTTACGGTGTATCTGAAACGAGTGCAATTCGTATCACACGTGTTATTGAAGATACCTTAATCCGTTCTGGAAAATTTAACTTGCCAAAACAACTTCCTAATCGAGATGAAGTGGATTGGGAAGTTGTTGTGATTGATGCAACTGAAATATTAGTTCAACGTCCAAAAAAAACAGAAAAAATGGTATAG
- a CDS encoding 2,3-butanediol dehydrogenase, translated as MKAARFYDRGDIRIEDIPEPKVLPGTVGIQVAWCGICGTDLHEFMEGPIFIPPCGHPHPISGESAPVTMGHEFSGVVYAVGEGVDDIQIGQHVVVEPYIIADDVPTGPNDKYHLSKNMNFIGLGGRGGGLSEKIAVQRRWVHPISNDIPLDQAALIEPLSVGHHAYVRSGAKAGDIALVGGAGPIGLLLSAILKAKGLTVIITELSAKRKEKAIEAGVADYVLDPSKVDVVAEVMKITEDRGVDVAFECSSVNKVMDTLVAAMKPTGVVVIVSIWSHPATINVHSVVMKELDIRGTIAYVNDHQETIRLVEQGKINLEPFITQRIALDDLVSKGFETLIHNNESAVKIIVHP; from the coding sequence ATGAAAGCAGCTCGTTTTTATGACCGAGGGGATATTCGAATTGAAGATATCCCTGAACCGAAAGTACTTCCAGGCACAGTTGGAATTCAAGTTGCGTGGTGTGGTATTTGCGGTACAGATTTACATGAATTCATGGAAGGTCCTATTTTTATTCCACCTTGTGGTCACCCACACCCAATTTCGGGAGAATCTGCACCTGTAACAATGGGACATGAATTTTCAGGCGTGGTTTATGCAGTTGGAGAGGGTGTAGATGATATCCAAATTGGGCAACATGTCGTAGTTGAACCCTACATCATTGCTGACGATGTGCCGACTGGCCCCAATGATAAGTATCATTTATCAAAAAATATGAACTTTATTGGTTTAGGCGGACGCGGTGGTGGTCTTTCTGAAAAAATTGCAGTTCAGCGGCGTTGGGTACATCCTATTTCAAATGATATTCCTTTAGACCAAGCAGCATTGATAGAACCTTTATCTGTCGGTCATCATGCCTATGTCAGAAGTGGCGCAAAAGCTGGCGATATCGCACTGGTTGGTGGAGCAGGCCCAATAGGCTTACTTTTATCTGCTATTTTAAAGGCTAAAGGTCTCACGGTCATCATTACTGAACTGAGTGCAAAACGTAAAGAAAAAGCGATAGAAGCGGGTGTTGCCGATTATGTACTAGACCCATCTAAGGTTGATGTAGTTGCTGAGGTAATGAAAATTACAGAAGACCGCGGTGTAGATGTCGCTTTTGAATGTAGTAGTGTCAATAAAGTCATGGATACACTCGTTGCAGCAATGAAACCAACTGGTGTAGTCGTTATCGTTTCTATTTGGAGCCATCCTGCCACAATTAATGTGCATAGTGTGGTGATGAAAGAGCTAGATATTCGTGGCACGATTGCTTATGTAAATGATCATCAGGAAACTATCCGTTTGGTTGAGCAAGGTAAGATTAATCTAGAACCTTTTATTACCCAACGGATTGCATTAGATGATCTTGTTTCTAAAGGCTTTGAAACATTGATTCATAATAATGAGTCTGCTGTAAAAATTATTGTTCATCCGTAG
- a CDS encoding LexA family protein produces MSKKLPIYFSDDAWSSLQELMGPEGKPSPTINTVLEQIAVQNELVAQLGLTAVLPKSKVSIPVSLERIPAGPTFSTKDEQDKALDLNEFLIHNPISTFIAYVDSESMLDAGLEINDPIIIDRSIEAKHYDIVVALIDNNASTIKRLMITNKMSKSEIKEIFGDEDYPLPELWLKAENPNYNHIIPDDSQTISIWGVVTFNLKRIYHRS; encoded by the coding sequence ATGTCTAAGAAGTTGCCTATCTACTTCTCTGACGACGCATGGTCATCTTTACAAGAGCTCATGGGTCCAGAGGGTAAGCCAAGCCCTACCATCAATACCGTGCTTGAACAAATCGCTGTTCAAAATGAACTGGTTGCGCAGTTAGGGCTTACTGCAGTTCTACCCAAATCCAAAGTCTCAATTCCCGTATCTCTAGAGCGCATCCCTGCAGGTCCAACCTTTAGTACCAAGGATGAACAAGACAAAGCGCTTGATCTAAATGAGTTCCTGATTCACAACCCGATTTCTACGTTCATTGCTTATGTAGACAGTGAATCCATGCTTGATGCTGGCCTAGAGATTAATGATCCAATCATTATTGATCGCAGTATTGAAGCCAAGCATTACGATATTGTTGTTGCCCTGATTGATAACAATGCCTCGACAATTAAGCGGCTGATGATCACCAATAAGATGTCCAAGTCTGAAATCAAAGAGATATTTGGCGATGAGGATTATCCGCTTCCAGAACTTTGGTTGAAGGCTGAAAATCCTAATTATAATCACATCATTCCTGATGACAGTCAGACCATCTCAATCTGGGGTGTGGTGACTTTTAATTTAAAACGTATTTATCACCGCTCATAA
- a CDS encoding type II toxin-antitoxin system HipA family toxin, whose amino-acid sequence MLNRLNVYYNGWGESWLWGTLISSTATTGRPTIAFEYSPEAIQQGVELSSYLLPLKGLPFRQGFPTHQMGLPGPVYDALPDGWGMMLMDRYFKKIGLNSARIGPLERLTYISSHAMGALSFEPCVADMQTSENIPLQQLAQEVQEVLKGEGGEFLQHLLVMGGSPQGARPKALVYRDPVNLEFSTQDSDQHEAWLIKFPAQQEHPEVCAIEAVYAECLRLCAIETPDTHFFNLPNGLTAFASKRFDRQNGMRIPMQSLAAYTGADYKVPGSLDYRNFLRATLMCTQDVRERLHAFKRAVFNVLFNNRDDHTKNFSFLMEKNGQWKLAPAYDVTFCEGPGGYHQMDIMGEALNISRNDIHKLGTSEANLTTLEVDEIILTMREIALQFSQIAQRLYPHQIRESTLQMIQSRIQQNIDFLTET is encoded by the coding sequence ATGCTCAATAGACTTAATGTTTATTACAACGGTTGGGGCGAATCATGGTTATGGGGAACGCTGATTAGTTCAACAGCCACGACAGGTAGACCCACCATTGCTTTTGAATATAGTCCAGAAGCAATACAGCAAGGTGTTGAGCTCTCTTCTTACTTGCTGCCTTTAAAAGGTCTACCATTCAGACAAGGTTTTCCTACTCATCAAATGGGACTCCCAGGTCCAGTCTATGACGCTTTACCAGATGGTTGGGGCATGATGTTGATGGATCGATATTTCAAAAAAATTGGCTTAAATTCAGCACGAATTGGACCTTTGGAGCGTCTGACCTATATTAGTAGTCACGCAATGGGTGCCCTCTCCTTTGAACCTTGTGTTGCTGACATGCAAACCTCAGAAAATATCCCTTTACAACAACTGGCCCAGGAAGTTCAAGAAGTACTCAAAGGTGAAGGTGGTGAATTTCTACAGCATTTATTGGTCATGGGTGGCTCCCCTCAAGGTGCCAGACCAAAAGCGTTGGTTTACCGAGATCCTGTCAATTTAGAGTTTTCGACTCAAGATTCTGATCAACATGAAGCCTGGCTGATTAAGTTTCCTGCTCAGCAAGAGCATCCTGAAGTCTGCGCCATTGAAGCCGTCTATGCAGAATGTTTGCGACTTTGTGCAATTGAGACTCCAGATACCCATTTCTTTAATTTGCCCAATGGTTTAACGGCTTTTGCTTCTAAACGATTCGATCGTCAAAATGGTATGCGGATTCCAATGCAGAGTTTGGCTGCATATACAGGAGCAGACTATAAAGTTCCAGGTAGCCTAGACTATCGCAATTTTCTCCGGGCAACCTTGATGTGTACGCAAGATGTACGAGAAAGATTGCATGCTTTTAAACGTGCTGTGTTTAATGTGCTTTTCAATAATCGGGATGACCATACTAAGAACTTTTCATTTCTCATGGAGAAAAATGGTCAATGGAAATTGGCTCCAGCCTATGATGTGACCTTCTGCGAGGGTCCAGGTGGTTATCATCAAATGGACATTATGGGAGAAGCGCTCAATATTTCCCGAAATGACATACATAAACTCGGTACTTCAGAAGCTAATCTGACTACTCTAGAAGTCGATGAGATCATCTTGACCATGCGTGAAATTGCACTTCAATTTAGTCAAATTGCGCAGCGCCTGTATCCCCATCAAATTCGAGAATCTACCCTACAGATGATTCAATCACGGATTCAACAGAATATTGATTTTTTAACTGAAACCTAA
- a CDS encoding Y-family DNA polymerase has protein sequence MQSENEIFALVDVNNCYVSCERVFNPALNDRPTIVLSNNDGCAVARSQEAKDLGIKMGVPVFQIKELIKQHNIQVLSSNFSLYGEMSKRFMELLGDYVAPGDQEVYSIDECFLKLTAYEHLFDLTEYAQDMRAKAWRWLGLPCCIGIGRSKTEAKIANHLAKKNKFFNGVCNLAHMDPCSTETLLAQVDVSEVWGVGRQNCKKLNAMGVQSVLDLINANPKEIKKQFSIVMEKTVLELQGLSCIDLSDDTVAKKQIISSRSYGNPVYEMDDIKASVRLYVARAVKRMREDGSICKMIGVYIQTSRFDNTERYSPYIVVQMHEHTDDLLLITKAAMKGIDQIFKKGFKYKKAGIVLLEITDQSKFVPDLFTDYSHKQERERLSDAIEAISERFGKNLVTLGIANNKEATWHMNQNLRSPSYLTKWSDLPRVG, from the coding sequence ATGCAAAGTGAAAATGAAATATTCGCGTTAGTCGACGTGAATAATTGCTACGTCTCGTGTGAACGTGTGTTTAATCCCGCCTTGAATGATCGCCCTACTATTGTGCTCAGTAACAATGACGGCTGTGCCGTGGCCAGAAGCCAGGAAGCGAAAGACTTAGGCATCAAGATGGGTGTTCCTGTATTCCAAATTAAAGAGCTGATCAAACAACATAACATTCAGGTGCTATCCAGTAATTTCTCCTTATATGGCGAAATGTCCAAGCGCTTTATGGAGCTGCTTGGGGACTATGTTGCACCAGGAGACCAAGAGGTCTATTCCATTGATGAATGTTTCCTAAAGCTCACAGCTTATGAGCATCTATTTGACCTGACTGAATATGCGCAAGATATGAGGGCTAAAGCTTGGCGTTGGTTAGGACTACCCTGCTGCATTGGAATCGGTCGCTCTAAAACTGAAGCCAAGATTGCCAATCATCTCGCCAAGAAAAACAAGTTTTTCAATGGAGTCTGTAATCTGGCCCATATGGACCCATGCTCTACAGAAACGCTACTCGCACAAGTAGATGTATCCGAAGTTTGGGGCGTTGGCAGGCAGAACTGTAAGAAGCTCAATGCCATGGGTGTTCAATCCGTTCTAGATCTGATCAATGCCAATCCTAAAGAAATCAAAAAGCAGTTCAGTATCGTGATGGAAAAGACGGTGCTTGAGCTACAGGGCCTTTCTTGTATTGACCTTAGTGATGATACTGTAGCGAAGAAGCAAATCATCAGCAGCCGTTCATATGGCAACCCAGTGTATGAAATGGATGACATTAAAGCTTCGGTTCGGCTTTATGTGGCCAGAGCCGTGAAACGAATGCGGGAAGATGGCTCAATCTGCAAGATGATCGGCGTGTATATCCAAACCAGTCGCTTTGATAATACAGAGCGCTACTCGCCTTACATCGTCGTTCAAATGCATGAGCATACGGATGATCTACTGCTCATCACCAAGGCCGCGATGAAAGGCATCGATCAGATATTTAAGAAAGGCTTTAAGTATAAAAAGGCGGGAATCGTGCTGCTCGAAATTACAGATCAATCCAAGTTTGTGCCCGATCTATTCACGGACTATTCACATAAGCAAGAGCGAGAAAGGCTTTCAGATGCCATCGAAGCCATCAGTGAACGGTTTGGGAAGAATCTCGTCACGCTAGGCATTGCCAACAATAAAGAAGCCACATGGCACATGAATCAAAACCTTAGATCACCTTCGTATTTAACCAAATGGTCTGACTTACCAAGAGTAGGATAA
- a CDS encoding helix-turn-helix domain-containing protein, protein MDLYFTKPEEVVTLLGERLRKQRLFLEMSQAEVAARAGVGVNTVSNLEAGRNVSVENLVRIAMVLGRLNELQELFKPQLNSVNDILRYESQSKRHRIKRKG, encoded by the coding sequence ATGGATTTATATTTCACTAAACCAGAAGAAGTTGTGACTCTTTTAGGTGAGCGTTTACGTAAGCAACGACTCTTTCTGGAGATGTCTCAAGCTGAGGTAGCAGCACGCGCTGGTGTCGGCGTGAATACAGTTTCGAATCTTGAAGCGGGACGAAATGTATCTGTTGAAAATTTAGTCCGTATTGCAATGGTCTTGGGTCGATTAAACGAACTTCAGGAACTATTTAAACCTCAGCTTAACAGTGTGAATGACATTCTTCGCTATGAGAGTCAAAGTAAGCGCCACCGTATTAAGAGGAAGGGATAA
- a CDS encoding YhfG family protein, with protein sequence MLRTTEQKKKYIQATRAQNYQASLKLEGITTTAQTTQQSKAEILQKYKKYSQPET encoded by the coding sequence ATGCTCAGAACCACTGAACAGAAAAAAAAATATATTCAAGCGACACGTGCGCAAAACTATCAAGCCAGCCTAAAGCTTGAAGGCATTACAACGACAGCTCAAACAACTCAACAAAGTAAAGCTGAAATCTTGCAAAAATATAAGAAGTATTCGCAACCCGAAACTTAG
- a CDS encoding IS630 transposase-related protein, which produces MSYSEHFRRKILAKLEEGYSIRAVAAQFEINKNTIVEWKKRIEIKKTRVRKPSKINDDALREDVEKYPDAYQYERAARFNCGVSSIGAALKRLNITVKKRR; this is translated from the coding sequence ATGAGTTATTCAGAACATTTTAGACGTAAAATTTTAGCTAAACTTGAGGAAGGTTATTCTATTCGAGCGGTAGCTGCACAATTTGAAATTAATAAAAATACCATTGTTGAATGGAAGAAACGTATAGAGATTAAAAAAACTCGTGTACGGAAACCTTCTAAAATTAACGATGATGCTTTACGTGAAGATGTTGAAAAGTATCCTGATGCTTATCAATATGAACGTGCTGCACGTTTTAATTGTGGTGTTTCATCTATTGGTGCTGCATTAAAGCGCTTAAATATTACAGTTAAAAAAAGACGTTAA
- a CDS encoding IS3-like element ISAba14 family transposase (programmed frameshift), with protein sequence MEYFMARRPRRNHSNDFKAKVALAAIKAEKTLAELSSEFDVHQNQIIDWKNQLISASSQAFDQSKAPSEPPIDLKKLHAKIGEQALEIGFFRRCVEETGPLQPQKLIDHSLQISVSKQAKLLKVSRGCYYYRPKPVSSSDLKLMRCIDELHMQYPFAGSRMMRDLLNRQGHHIGRRHTRTLMKKMGIQALYCKPNLSQANQAHRKYPYLLKGLAIQRSNQVWSTDITYIPMAKGFVYLCAVIDWHSRKVLAHRVSISMEVDFCISALNEAIEKYGSPEILNTDQGSQFTSDAFIDVLKSNGIQISMDGKGRWVDNVMVERLWRSVKYEEVYLKAYSSVTDAKKQLSAYFEFYNLKRPHSSLDKMTPNEFYYDQLPQQNKVA encoded by the exons ATGGAGTATTTTATGGCACGTAGACCAAGAAGAAATCATTCAAACGACTTTAAGGCTAAGGTAGCACTTGCTGCGATCAAAGCAGAAAAAACACTTGCTGAATTGAGTTCTGAGTTTGATGTTCATCAAAACCAAATTATTGACTGGAAAAATCAATTGATCTCAGCTTCCTCACAAGCTTTCGATCAATCAAAAGCTCCATCAGAACCTCCCATTGATCTTAAAAAGTTACATGCAAAAATCGGTGAGCAGGCATTAGAAATTG GATTTTTTAGAAGGTGTGTTGAAGAAACTGGGCCGCTTCAACCACAAAAGTTAATCGATCACTCACTTCAGATTTCAGTATCTAAACAAGCTAAGTTACTGAAAGTCTCTCGTGGTTGTTATTATTATCGCCCAAAACCTGTTAGCTCATCAGATCTGAAGCTGATGCGATGTATTGATGAATTACATATGCAATATCCTTTTGCAGGCAGTCGTATGATGCGTGATTTGTTGAATCGTCAAGGGCATCATATAGGACGACGTCATACACGTACTTTAATGAAGAAAATGGGTATTCAGGCGTTATATTGCAAACCAAATTTAAGCCAGGCTAATCAAGCTCACCGTAAATATCCATATCTGCTCAAAGGATTGGCTATTCAGCGCAGTAATCAAGTGTGGTCTACTGATATAACGTATATCCCTATGGCAAAAGGCTTTGTTTATTTATGTGCTGTGATTGATTGGCATAGCCGCAAGGTACTTGCGCATAGGGTATCGATTAGTATGGAGGTGGATTTTTGTATTTCGGCTTTAAATGAAGCGATTGAAAAATATGGATCACCTGAAATATTGAATACAGACCAAGGCAGTCAGTTCACCAGTGATGCATTTATTGATGTATTGAAATCAAATGGCATTCAAATCAGTATGGATGGTAAAGGTCGATGGGTAGATAATGTGATGGTTGAACGATTATGGCGGAGCGTTAAATATGAAGAGGTGTATCTCAAAGCTTATAGCAGTGTCACAGATGCGAAAAAGCAATTGAGTGCATATTTTGAGTTTTATAATCTGAAACGACCTCATTCGAGTCTAGACAAAATGACACCAAATGAGTTTTACTATGATCAGCTACCCCAACAAAACAAGGTGGCTTAA